From Anopheles darlingi chromosome 2, idAnoDarlMG_H_01, whole genome shotgun sequence, the proteins below share one genomic window:
- the LOC125948262 gene encoding filamin-A isoform X5, with amino-acid sequence MPSGQVDKPVIDDNHDGTVSIRYDPKEEGIHELAVKYNGEHVQGSPFKFHVDSISSGYVTAYGPGLVHGVTGEPAQFIISTKGAGAGGLQMAVEGPSKADITYHDNKDGTVSVSYLPTAPGEYKISVRFGDKHIKGSPYFAKITGEGRKRNQISVGSCSEVTLPGVISDQDLRSLNASIQAPTGLEEPCFLKRMPTGNIGISFTPREIGEHTVSVKRLGKHIANSPFKVNVCEREVGDAKKVLVTGAALKEGKTHQDNVFAVDTRNAGYGGLSLSIEGPSKAEIQCTDKDDGTLNIAYKPTEPGYYIVNLKFADHHVTGSPFTVKVSGEGTNRQREKIQRQREAVPITEVGSQCKLTFKMPGITSFDLSATVTSPGGVSEDAEIQEIEDGLYAVHFVPKELGVHTVSVKYKQIHIPGSPFQFTVGPLKDTGSHLVKAGGPGLEHGEQGVPAEFNVWTREAGGGTLAISVEGPSKAEIEFKDRKDGSCDVSYVVSEPGDYRIGLKFNDRHIPDSPFKVYISPAMGEAHKLEVAQFPTGCVQADKPAQFMVRKNGAKGELDAKVVAPSNNEDDCFIQLIDQDQYSVRFYPRENGIHAIHVKFNGVHIPGSPYRIKVGKDDVDPAAVHASGKGLGDVKTGEKTDLIIDTCNAGAGTLAVTIDGPAKVAMDCTEVEEGYKVRYTPLLPGHYYMTIKYNQMHIVGSPFKINCTGESLAEAGAQETSSVIVETVAKVSKGGNRTGVILPIFKSDASKIQSKGMGLKKAYMGKQNQFTVNAGDAGNNILFVGIYGPKGPCDEVFIKHTGRNQYTVNYLVRERGDYILLVKWGDDHIPGSPFKVEV; translated from the exons ATGCCGAGCGGTCAGGTAGATAAGCCGGTGATCGACGATAACCACGATGGTACCGTGTCGATCCGGTACGATCCGAAGGAGGAAGGTATCCACGAGCTGGCGGTCAAGTACAACGGTGAGCACGTTCAGGGTTCACCGTTCAAGTTCCACGTCGACTCGATCTCGTCCGGTTACGTGACGGCCTATGGGCCCGGTCTGGTGCACGGTGTGACCGGTGAACCGGCTCAGTTCATCATCTCGACCAagggtgccggtgccggtggtctgCAGATGGCGGTCGAGGGACCGAGCAAGGCGGAC ATCACGTACCACGACAACAAGGATGGTACGGTGTCGGTCTCCTACCTGCCGACCGCACCGGGCGAGTACAAGATTTCCGTCCGGTTCGGCGATAAGCACATCAAGGGATCGCCCTACTTCGCGAAGATTACGGGCGAAGGTCGCAAACGTAACCAGATCTCGGTCGGTTCGTGCTCGGAAGTAACGCTACCGGGTGTGATCAGCGATCAGGATCTACGCTCGCTGAATGCCTCGATCCAGGCGCCAACGGGGCTCGAGGAACCGTGCTTCCTGAAGCGTATGCCCACCGGTAACATCGGTATTTCGTTCACGCCGCGTGAAATCGGCGAGCATACGGTGTCGGTGAAGCGGCTCGGTAAGCACATCGCCAACTCACCGTTCAAGGTGAACGTGTGCGAACGGGAGGTCGGCGATGCGAAGAAGGTCCTCGTGACGGGTGCCGCCCTGAAGGAGGGCAAAACGCACCAGGATAATGTGTTCGCGGTCGATACGCGTAACGCCGGGTACGGTGGGCTGTCGCTGTCGATCGAAGGTCCGAGTAAGGCGGAGATCCAGTGTACGGATAAGGACGATGGCACGCTCAACATTGCGTACAAACCGACGGAACCGGGCTACTACATCGTGAACCTGAAGTTTGCCGATCATCACGTGACGGGTTCACCGTTTACGGTGAAGGTTTCGGGCGAGGGTACGAACCGGCAGCGGGAGAAGATTCAGCGGCAGCGAGAGGCGGTGCCGATCACCGAGGTCGGTAGCCAGTGTAAGCTGACGTTCAAGATGCCGGGCATTACCTCGTTCGATCTTTCGGCGACCGTCACTTCGCCCGGGGGCGTTAGTGAGGATGCCGAGATACAGGAGATCGAGGATGGGCTGTATGCGGTGCACTTTGTGCCGAAGGAACTGGGCGTCCATACGGTGTCGGTCAAGTACAAGCAGATCCATATTCCTG GATCGCCATTCCAGTTCACTGTCGGTCCACTGAAGGACACCGGATCGCATCTGGTGAAGGCCGGTGGTCCCGGTCTCGAGCACGGTGAGCAGGGTGTACCGGCCGAGTTTAACGTTTGGACGCGCGAAGCCGGTGGCGGTACGTTGGCCATCTCGGTCGAGGGTCCCAGTAAGGCGGAGATCGAGTTCAAGGATCGTAAGGACGGTTCGTGCGACGTGTCGTACGTCGTTAGTGAGCCAG GTGACTATCGCATCGGTCTGAAGTTCAACGATCGCCATATTCCGGACTCCCCGTTCAAGGTGTACATTTCGCCGGCGATGGGCGAAGCGCACAAGCTGGAGGTGGCCCAGTTCCCGACCGGGTGTGTTCAGGCCGACAAACCGGCCCAGTTTATGGTGCGCAAGAACGGTGCCAAGGGTGAGCTTGATGCGAAG GTCGTGGCACCATCGAACAATGAGGACGATTGCTTCATCCAGCTGATCGACCAGGACCAGTACTCGGTGCGGTTCTATCCGCGCGAGAACGGTATCCACGCGATCCACGTCAAGTTCAACGGGGTCCACATACCCGGATCGCCGTACCGTATCAAGGTCGGCAAGGATGATGTCGATCCGGCGGCCGTACACGCATCGGGCAAGGGTCTGGGTGATGTGAAGACGGGCGAAAAGACGGATCTGATCATCGATACGTGcaatgccggtgccggaacgCTTGCCGTCACCATCGATGGACCGGCGAAGGTTGCGATGGATTGTACCGAGGTGGAGGAGGGCTACAAGGTCCGTTACACGCCCCTCCTACCCGGTCATTACTACATGACGATCAAGTACAACCAGATGCACATCGTCGGGTCGCCGTTCAAGATCAACTGCACCGGCGAGAGTCTGGCGGAGGCGGGCGCACAGGAGACCTCGTCCGTCATCGTCGAAACGGTGGCAAAGGTGTCGAAGGGTGGCAACCGGACGGGTGTCATTCTGCCGATCTTCAAATCGGACGCGAGCAAAATTCAATCCAAGGGTATGGGTCTCAAGAAGGCGTACATGGGCAAGCAGAACCAGTTCACGGTGAATGCCGGTGATGCAG GCAACAACATCCTGTTCGTCGGTATCTATGGACCTAAAGGACCGTGCGATGAGGTGTTCATCAAGCATACGGGACGCAACCAGTACACGGTCAACTATTTGGTGCGCGAGCGCGGTGACTACATTCTGCTGGTGAAGTGGGGCGATGACCATATTCCCGGCTCGCCGTTCAAGGTGGAGGTGTAA
- the LOC125948262 gene encoding filamin-A isoform X4 encodes MWSDDGERDTEPVEASWEEYSQFYRSFPRFMTISEHDRRETVRVFFIEQDVPVYENSDLEFVPTNMMAGFFLHTHKAEVKMPSGQVDKPVIDDNHDGTVSIRYDPKEEGIHELAVKYNGEHVQGSPFKFHVDSISSGYVTAYGPGLVHGVTGEPAQFIISTKGAGAGGLQMAVEGPSKADITYHDNKDGTVSVSYLPTAPGEYKISVRFGDKHIKGSPYFAKITGEGRKRNQISVGSCSEVTLPGVISDQDLRSLNASIQAPTGLEEPCFLKRMPTGNIGISFTPREIGEHTVSVKRLGKHIANSPFKVNVCEREVGDAKKVLVTGAALKEGKTHQDNVFAVDTRNAGYGGLSLSIEGPSKAEIQCTDKDDGTLNIAYKPTEPGYYIVNLKFADHHVTGSPFTVKVSGEGTNRQREKIQRQREAVPITEVGSQCKLTFKMPGITSFDLSATVTSPGGVSEDAEIQEIEDGLYAVHFVPKELGVHTVSVKYKQIHIPGSPFQFTVGPLKDTGSHLVKAGGPGLEHGEQGVPAEFNVWTREAGGGTLAISVEGPSKAEIEFKDRKDGSCDVSYVVSEPGDYRIGLKFNDRHIPDSPFKVYISPAMGEAHKLEVAQFPTGCVQADKPAQFMVRKNGAKGELDAKVVAPSNNEDDCFIQLIDQDQYSVRFYPRENGIHAIHVKFNGVHIPGSPYRIKVGKDDVDPAAVHASGKGLGDVKTGEKTDLIIDTCNAGAGTLAVTIDGPAKVAMDCTEVEEGYKVRYTPLLPGHYYMTIKYNQMHIVGSPFKINCTGESLAEAGAQETSSVIVETVAKVSKGGNRTGVILPIFKSDASKIQSKGMGLKKAYMGKQNQFTVNAGDAGNNILFVGIYGPKGPCDEVFIKHTGRNQYTVNYLVRERGDYILLVKWGDDHIPGSPFKVEV; translated from the exons CGGAAGTGAAAATGCCGAGCGGTCAGGTAGATAAGCCGGTGATCGACGATAACCACGATGGTACCGTGTCGATCCGGTACGATCCGAAGGAGGAAGGTATCCACGAGCTGGCGGTCAAGTACAACGGTGAGCACGTTCAGGGTTCACCGTTCAAGTTCCACGTCGACTCGATCTCGTCCGGTTACGTGACGGCCTATGGGCCCGGTCTGGTGCACGGTGTGACCGGTGAACCGGCTCAGTTCATCATCTCGACCAagggtgccggtgccggtggtctgCAGATGGCGGTCGAGGGACCGAGCAAGGCGGAC ATCACGTACCACGACAACAAGGATGGTACGGTGTCGGTCTCCTACCTGCCGACCGCACCGGGCGAGTACAAGATTTCCGTCCGGTTCGGCGATAAGCACATCAAGGGATCGCCCTACTTCGCGAAGATTACGGGCGAAGGTCGCAAACGTAACCAGATCTCGGTCGGTTCGTGCTCGGAAGTAACGCTACCGGGTGTGATCAGCGATCAGGATCTACGCTCGCTGAATGCCTCGATCCAGGCGCCAACGGGGCTCGAGGAACCGTGCTTCCTGAAGCGTATGCCCACCGGTAACATCGGTATTTCGTTCACGCCGCGTGAAATCGGCGAGCATACGGTGTCGGTGAAGCGGCTCGGTAAGCACATCGCCAACTCACCGTTCAAGGTGAACGTGTGCGAACGGGAGGTCGGCGATGCGAAGAAGGTCCTCGTGACGGGTGCCGCCCTGAAGGAGGGCAAAACGCACCAGGATAATGTGTTCGCGGTCGATACGCGTAACGCCGGGTACGGTGGGCTGTCGCTGTCGATCGAAGGTCCGAGTAAGGCGGAGATCCAGTGTACGGATAAGGACGATGGCACGCTCAACATTGCGTACAAACCGACGGAACCGGGCTACTACATCGTGAACCTGAAGTTTGCCGATCATCACGTGACGGGTTCACCGTTTACGGTGAAGGTTTCGGGCGAGGGTACGAACCGGCAGCGGGAGAAGATTCAGCGGCAGCGAGAGGCGGTGCCGATCACCGAGGTCGGTAGCCAGTGTAAGCTGACGTTCAAGATGCCGGGCATTACCTCGTTCGATCTTTCGGCGACCGTCACTTCGCCCGGGGGCGTTAGTGAGGATGCCGAGATACAGGAGATCGAGGATGGGCTGTATGCGGTGCACTTTGTGCCGAAGGAACTGGGCGTCCATACGGTGTCGGTCAAGTACAAGCAGATCCATATTCCTG GATCGCCATTCCAGTTCACTGTCGGTCCACTGAAGGACACCGGATCGCATCTGGTGAAGGCCGGTGGTCCCGGTCTCGAGCACGGTGAGCAGGGTGTACCGGCCGAGTTTAACGTTTGGACGCGCGAAGCCGGTGGCGGTACGTTGGCCATCTCGGTCGAGGGTCCCAGTAAGGCGGAGATCGAGTTCAAGGATCGTAAGGACGGTTCGTGCGACGTGTCGTACGTCGTTAGTGAGCCAG GTGACTATCGCATCGGTCTGAAGTTCAACGATCGCCATATTCCGGACTCCCCGTTCAAGGTGTACATTTCGCCGGCGATGGGCGAAGCGCACAAGCTGGAGGTGGCCCAGTTCCCGACCGGGTGTGTTCAGGCCGACAAACCGGCCCAGTTTATGGTGCGCAAGAACGGTGCCAAGGGTGAGCTTGATGCGAAG GTCGTGGCACCATCGAACAATGAGGACGATTGCTTCATCCAGCTGATCGACCAGGACCAGTACTCGGTGCGGTTCTATCCGCGCGAGAACGGTATCCACGCGATCCACGTCAAGTTCAACGGGGTCCACATACCCGGATCGCCGTACCGTATCAAGGTCGGCAAGGATGATGTCGATCCGGCGGCCGTACACGCATCGGGCAAGGGTCTGGGTGATGTGAAGACGGGCGAAAAGACGGATCTGATCATCGATACGTGcaatgccggtgccggaacgCTTGCCGTCACCATCGATGGACCGGCGAAGGTTGCGATGGATTGTACCGAGGTGGAGGAGGGCTACAAGGTCCGTTACACGCCCCTCCTACCCGGTCATTACTACATGACGATCAAGTACAACCAGATGCACATCGTCGGGTCGCCGTTCAAGATCAACTGCACCGGCGAGAGTCTGGCGGAGGCGGGCGCACAGGAGACCTCGTCCGTCATCGTCGAAACGGTGGCAAAGGTGTCGAAGGGTGGCAACCGGACGGGTGTCATTCTGCCGATCTTCAAATCGGACGCGAGCAAAATTCAATCCAAGGGTATGGGTCTCAAGAAGGCGTACATGGGCAAGCAGAACCAGTTCACGGTGAATGCCGGTGATGCAG GCAACAACATCCTGTTCGTCGGTATCTATGGACCTAAAGGACCGTGCGATGAGGTGTTCATCAAGCATACGGGACGCAACCAGTACACGGTCAACTATTTGGTGCGCGAGCGCGGTGACTACATTCTGCTGGTGAAGTGGGGCGATGACCATATTCCCGGCTCGCCGTTCAAGGTGGAGGTGTAA